A portion of the Podospora pseudoanserina strain CBS 124.78 chromosome 2, whole genome shotgun sequence genome contains these proteins:
- a CDS encoding hypothetical protein (EggNog:ENOG503P18Y; COG:S) has protein sequence MDWYYAPSEYLLEKDHIDESLESILPQLKARIVALYKALLPYQIKRICSYYRHQGLVFLCGLANWDDWDAALKAVTDAEDALQRDSD, from the coding sequence ATGGATTGGTATTACGCCCCGTCCGAATATCTCCTGGAGAAGGATCACATCGACGAGTCTTTAGAATCGATCCTGCCCCAGCTAAAGGCGAGGATCGTCGCGCTTTACAAGGCCCTCCTCCCATACCAGATAAAAAGAATCTGCTCCTACTACCGCCACCAGGGTCTCGTTTTTCTCTGTGGCCTTGCCAACTGGGACGACTGGGACGCCGCCCTGAAGGCTGTCACGGACGCGGAAGATGCCCTGCAGAGGGACTCGGACTAG
- a CDS encoding hypothetical protein (EggNog:ENOG503NX9U; COG:S): MAPKGLRRIAPAHDVPDNTTIDIIAIHGLGTESPRTWEFKKKGRGGVVSWLSDSDMLPAALPEARIFTYDWNANYFKDAPVQTLLGHADTLLKLVSEGRGSQTRPIIFVASCFGGLILAEAVNRAAQEGSDYRHILLSTVGVVFLATPFQGSDAAQQARWQVLVAGIMGEQASDQLIQDLEQKHDFVRQRIQKFTEIANAEAVRLPLYCFFEMKKTEMLRGILPESWAKKLTEGVMKKILVTESSACLHGFHRQGLDATHSGMNKFEGPECPNFKLVKHAIKQFAENAPAVLTRRKNLPGKRHWIVPFGRNKEFIGREKIFQDLLGRIHPSADKDDCQRTAIEGLGGVGKTQVALEVAFRVSNEHPNCSVFWVPAVDITSFENAYRAIGQQLTVPGIDEVKADVKALVKTALSCESTGSWLLIIDNADDRKLLLSDTALTDYLPFSRKGSILFTTRNHEVAVKLVGHKSHIISVEEMSRDEAFKLLQKGLKGDQMRDTASTIALLEFLTNLPLAIQQASAYIAEKQISTTQYLGLCKSSDEDMIELLSRDFEDRHRYQGIQNPVATTWLISFRHISDHDPLAADYLRFMCFLAGKDIPQSLLPPAGRLRTVDAIGTLKAYAFISQRKEPDTYDIHRLVQISMLRWLAQKGERKEWTAKVLQRLNNVFPSPDHGNREVWMSYLPHTQYVLELRERVDDEEAPTGLLSKVGQSFYNLGKYKEAEQMHRQTLQLREKVLGKEHPDTLTSMSNLASVLVSQGKYEEADQMNRQTLQLQEKVLGKEHPNTLTSRNNLAHVLKSQGKYEEAEQMLRQTLQLQDKMLGKEHPNTFGSMNNLANVLKSQGKYEEAEQMYRQTLQLCEKVLGKEHPNTLTSKNNLANVLNIQGKYEEAEQIHRQTLQLREKVLGKEHPDTLTSMSNLACVLVSQGKYEEADQMNRQTLQLRKKVLGKEHPNTLSSINNLANILNIQGKYEEAEQMSRQTLQLCEKVLGKEHPNTFGSRNNLTSILGSQGKYEEAEQMSRQTLQLREKVLGKEHPNTLGSMNNLANVLNIQGKYKEAEQMSRQTLQLCEKVLGKEHPDTLTSMSNLACVLVSQGKYEEADQMNRQTLQLREKVLGKEHPGTLE; this comes from the exons ATG GCTCCGAAGGGACTCCGCCGGATCGCCCCAGCTCATGACGTCCCCGACAACACGACCATCGA TATCATCGCAATCCACGGCTTGGGCACCGAGTCGCCGCGGACATGGGAGTTCAAGAAGAAAGGAAGAGGCGGAGTGGTGAGCTGGCTGTCGGACAGCGACATGCTGCCGGCAGCTCTACCTGAGGCCCGCATATTCACCTACGACTGGAACGCAAACTACTTCAAAGATGCACCCGTACAAACGCTGCTCGGCCATGCTGACACGCTGCTCAAACTTGTTTCCGAAGGCCGCGGTTCGCAAACGCGACCGATCATCTTCGTTGCTTCTTGCTTTGGGGGCCTTATCCTGGCTGAG GCTGTTAATCGAGCAGCCCAGGAAGGCAGCGACTACCGACATATTCTGCTTTCCACTGTCGGGGTCGTTTTTCTCGCCACTCCGTTCCAGGGCAGCGATGCCGCCCAGCAGGCTCGGTGGCAGGTGCTGGTTGCCGGCATTATGGGAGAGCAAGCCTCCGACCAGCTCATACAAGACCTCGAGCAGAAACACGACTTCGTTCGCCAGCGTATCCAGAAATTCACCGAGATCGCGAATGCCGAGGCGGTCCGACTGCCCCTGTATTGCTTCTTTGAAATGAAGAAGACAGAGATGTTAAGAGGCATTCTACCAGAAAGTTGGGCGAAGAAGCTGACTGAGGgtgtgatgaagaagatt CTTGTGACGGAGTCCTCGGCTTGCCTCCATGGTTTCCATCGTCAGGGGCTAGATGCAACCCATTCGGGCATGAACAAATTCGAGGGTCCAGAATGCCCCAACTTTAAACTAGTTAAACATGCGATCAAGCAATTCGCTGAAAATGCACCTGCCGTTTTAACGCGGCGGAAGAACT TACCTGGCAAGCGGCACTGGATTGTCCCGTTTGGACGTAACAAGGAATTCATCGGCCGTGAAAAGATTTTCCAGGACCTTCTCGGGAGGATCCATCCTAGTGCAGATAAGGATGACTGCCAGCGGACCGCAATCGAGGGcctgggaggggtgggaaagACGCAGGTCGCGCTCGAGGTTGCTTTTCGCGTCAGCAACGAGCACCCGAACTGCTCGGTCTTCTGGGTTCCCGCTGTGGATATCACTAGTTTTGAGAACGCATACCGTGCTATCGGCCAGCAACTTACGGTGCCCGGGATCGATGAAGTGAAGGCAGACGTCAAAGCACTTGTTAAGACAGCCTTGAGTTGTGAAAGTACGGGTAGCTGGCTTTTGATCATTGACAACGCTGATGACAGAAAGCTACTCCTTAGCGACACTGCCCTTACCGACTATCTTCCATTCAGCCGGAAAGGATCTATTCTATTCACAACGCGAAATCACGAAGTTGCAGTTAAGCTAGTGGGGCATAAGAGTCACATTATCTCAGTTGAAGAAATGAGCAGAGACGAAGCCTTTAAGCTATTGCAGAAAGGCTTGAAGGGAGATCAGATGCGTGATACGGCAAGCACTATCGCGCTGCTGGAATTTCTTACGAATCTCCCTCTAGCGATACAGCAGGCGTCTGCTTATATAGCCGAGAAGCAGATCTCAACTACACAATACCTTGGACTGTGCAAATCCAGTGACGAGGATATGATCGAGCTACTGAGCCGGGACTTTGAGGACCGACACCGATATCAGGGCATTCAAAACCCTGTCGCCACAACTTGGCTGATTTCGTTCCGGCACATCTCAGATCACGACCCGCTAGCGGCAGACTACCTCAGGTTTATGTGCTTCCTAGCTGGGAAGGATATTCCGCAATCTCTGCTGCCGCCGGCCGGGAGGCTAAGGACTGTTGACGCAATTGGGACTCTGAAGGCGTATGCATTTATCTCCCAACGGAAGGAGCCAGATACTTACGACATCCATCGGCTGGTCCAAATATCGATGCTACGCTGGTTAGCCCAAAAGGGAGAGCGAAAGGAATGGACCGCTAAAGTGCTACAACGGCTTAATAATGTGTTTCCCTCTCCGGATCACGGCAATAGAGAAGTATGGATGAGCTATCTTCCGCATACCCAATATGTTTTGGAACTGCGGGAAAGGgtggatgacgaggaggcgcCAACAGGTCTTCTGTCCAAAGTGGGCCAGAGCTTTTATAATTTAGGAAAATAtaaggaggccgagcagatgCATCGGCAGACGCTACAGCTACgtgagaaggtgttgggTAAGGAGCATCCCGACACACTTACCAGCATGAGCAACCTTGCGAGTGTGCTCGTTAGCCAGGGGAAGTACGAGGAGGCCGACCAAATGAATCGGCAGACGCTACAGCTACAAGAGAAGGTGTTGGGTAAGGAGCATCCCAACACACTTACCAGCAGGAACAACCTTGCGCATGTGCTCAAAAGCCAGGGGAAgtacgaggaggccgagcagatgCTTCGGCAGACGCTACAGCTACAAGACAAGATGTTGGGTAAGGAGCATCCCAACACATTTGGCAGCATGAACAACCTTGCGAATGTGCTCAAAAGCCAGGGGAAgtacgaggaggccgagcagatgTATCGGCAGACGCTACAGCTATgtgagaaggtgttgggTAAGGAGCATCCCAACACACTTACCAGCAAAAACAACCTTGCGAATGTGCTTAATATCCAGGGGAAgtacgaggaggccgagcagatACATCGGCAGACGCTACAGCTACGTGAGAAGGTATTGGGTAAGGAGCATCCCGACACACTTACCAGCATGAGCAACCTTGCGTGTGTGCTTGTTAGCCAGGGGAAGTACGAGGAGGCCGACCAAATGAATCGGCAGACGCTACAGCTACGTAAGAAAGTGTTGGGTAAGGAGCATCCCAACACACTTAGCAGCATAAACAACCTTGCGAATATACTCAATATCCAGGGGAAgtacgaggaggccgagcagatgTCTCGGCAAACGCTACAGCTATgtgagaaggtgttgggTAAAGAGCATCCCAACACATTTGGCAGCAGGAACAACCTTACGAGTATACTCGGTAGCCAGGGGAAgtacgaggaggccgagcagatgTCTCGGCAGACGCTACAGCTACgtgagaaggtgttgggTAAGGAGCATCCCAACACACTTGGCAGCATGAACAACCTTGCGAATGTGCTCAATATCCAGGGGAAGTacaaggaggccgagcagatgTCTCGGCAGACGCTACAGCTATgtgagaaggtgttgggTAAGGAGCATCCCGACACACTTACCAGCATGAGCAACCTTGCGTGTGTGCTCGTTAGCCAGGGGAAGTACGAGGAGGCCGACCAAATGAATCGGCAGACGCTACAGCTACgtgagaaggtgttgggTAAGGAGCATCCCGGCACACTTGAGTAA
- a CDS encoding hypothetical protein (EggNog:ENOG503P2JZ; COG:S), whose protein sequence is MQQTTERKYQLFPKERQVATCPGKALDPEQAFALAMLQNGEKGEKNPAAAGLRIRIKEHNLIRRRKVSVPDLGPMTTVQEVAMDSPTIPGRPPFHERSISAPGASWKQNQMVDFLSPTLEQSPEQKHELRGGFRSHGELRQPLSPKSLTPLVIPASTSAVPRLTQQASLNRLRSGSTPVDMPLRSARTDDSPRIKTPFTPCSAALTPASAATTAMTNSTLPTPVSAPMSAPIEHRSSPRPWERITNYALVGTPKEGSPDPSATPKAEPNDETPQVSQGHTRNVSDTGSIMERGRPRKRSDLTLRAMSRRGESKRSSSAERRAFEQLPKGWKASDAVNMLSPVEAAALHKQALQQAARFEVLRKDDVDNLSRELRQLDERTEYLRRTYTSLRAGRRNLHTRICQYLRSPRTAKFSHDSMLKQEEALAELDASIDDWVTKLEHAENRRMRVRQKLLEHVAAAATLAVPPTGVASVSESLQLAMGVRPLNCPTSMSTPPRSPTKTAFTQTSPSSSPSSSPPRVVAQVPSTIMEDPLTEETAAAKEKTGESVTTLKRAETIRIYADNDVYALLADVEQTISNMGGTEAVAKEEPVVSVVKEEPAMSVAKEDPVSDVERKKWNRTRGSQMFLKSSSPARMAIPFSKLEAKTSSSSLSSSSTPPTTTTCSTASTSPIVTPTPASEEFFLTNAVFKP, encoded by the exons ATGCAGCAGACGACAGAGAGGAAATACCAGCTCTTCCCTAAAGAGAGGCAAGTAGCTACTTGCCCTGGGAAGGCTCTGGACCCCGAGCAAGCGTTTGCGTTGGCCATGTTACAAAACGGGGAGAAGGGCGAAAAAAATCCTGCTGCGGCAGGGCTCAGGATACGGATCAAGGAACACAACCTCATCCGCAGACGAAAGGTTAGCGTCCCGGATTTGGGACCTATGACAACCGTACAAGAAGTGGCCATGGATTCCC CCACGATCCCAGGCCGACCACCTTTCCATGAGCGCTCGATTAGCGCACCGGGAGCATCGTGGAAGCAGAACCAGATGGTCGACTTCCTGTCACCAACGTTGGAGCAATCTCCGGAACAAAAACACGAACTTCGAGGTGGATTTAGGAGCCACGGAGAACTCCGGCAACCATTATCGCCAAAAAGTCTCACGCCTCTGGTTATTCCAGCTTCAACATCAGCAGTTCCTCGTTTAACACAACAGGCCTCACTCAATCGGCTTCGATCGGGCAGCACACCTGTGGACATGCCACTACGGTCGGCGAGGACGGATGATTCCCCAAGAATCAAGACTCCCTTCACCCCCTGTTCAGCTGCCTTGACACCTGCATcggccgccaccaccgccatgaCCAACTCGACGCTACCCACACCTGTATCCGCTCCCATGTCCGCTCCCATCGAGCACCGATCATCACCCAGACCATGGGAACGTATTACGAACTATGCGCTCGTCGGGACCCCCAAAGAAGGCTCACCGGATCCCTCGGCCACGCCAAAGGCCGAACCCAATGACGAAACACCACAAGTTTCCCAAGGCCACACCAGAAATGTGTCGGATACAGGAAGTATCATGGAGAGAGGTCGGCCGCGGAAGCGGTCGGATCTCACTCTTCGCGCTATGTCGCGGCGAGGAGAATCCAAGAGAAGCTCCAGTGCGGAGCGACGAGCATTTGAGCAACTGCCCAAAGGGTGGAAGGCAAGTGATGCGGTCAATATGCTTAGCCCTGTTGAGGCAGCTGCTTTACACAAGCAAGCTCTTCAGCAGGCGGCTAGGTTTGAGGTACTAAGAAAAGATGACGTCGACAATCTCTCTAGAGAGCTTCGTCAGCTTGATGAGCGCACTGAATACCTTCGCCGTACCTACACCTCGCTTCGTGCTGGACGACGCAACCTACACACTCGGATCTGCCAATATCTGCGATCACCCCGGACGGCCAAGTTCAGTCACGACTCGATGCTGAAGCAAGAGGAAGCCCTTGCTGAGCTTGACGCTTCGATTGATGACTGGGTTACCAAACTCGAACACGCTGAGAACCGGCGCATGCGGGTCCGCCAGAAGCTTCTGGAGCACGTCGCCGCCGCAGCCACCCTGGCCGTCCCACCCACGGGCGTTGCTAGTGTGAGCGAGTCTCTGCAGCTCGCTATGGGAGTTCGCCCCCTGAACTGCCCGACCAGCATGTCAACTCCTCCGAGAAGCCCCACGAAGACTGCCTTCACACAaacctcgccttcctcttcgccttcctcctctcctccgcgGGTGGTAGCTCAAGTTCCTTCAACCATCATGGAGGATCCCTTGACCGAGGAGACTGCGGCGGCCAAAGAGAAGACTGGGGAGTCTGTCACGACCCTGAAAAGGGCGGAGACGATTCGCATCTACGCTGACAATGACGTGTATGCCCTCCTTGCCGACGTTGAGCAAACGATTAGCAACATGGGTGGGACAGAGGCCGTGGCGAAGGAGGAGCCAGTGGTGTCCGTGGTAAAGGAGGAGCCTGCAATGTCCGTGGCGAAGGAGGACCCAGTCTCTGATGTCGAGAGGAAAAAGTGGAATCGCACTCGGGGCAGCCAGATGTTCCTGAAGAGCAGTTCTCCTGCCAGGATGGCTATCCCTTTCTCCAAACTCGAGGCCAagacctcctcgtcctctctttcttcctcttcaacccctcccaccacgaCTACTTGCTCAACTGCGTCGACATCACCCATCGTGACGCCAACACCCGCCAGCGAAGAATTCTTTCTGACCAATGCGGTGTTCAAGCCCTAA
- a CDS encoding hypothetical protein (EggNog:ENOG503P1C3; COG:S) — translation MSSHQVFFHIQDPTLCDNILSNIMSLEVMIPSLVTFHSNMRYFSIGTRVLQDFIADSSRFETTFQSLFRQWAYDPVFEVSEGNFALMDLTTVDLAYIQLFLFVLRHFPLLSEDRPVQDKQGEYARAGVDSNCVDQLYYRALRLEFRTLKARSHTFHDLECNESNHLPLDLEVRCIDIIWSITLQTLNIHFYALPFQVYFVVNAICMSEKDMEPVAAPVSTHIFVVDL, via the coding sequence ATGAGCTCACATCAAGTCTTCTTTCATATTCAGGACCCCACCTTATGCGATAACATTTTATCCAATATTATGTCGCTCGAGGTTATGATCCCAAGCTTAGTAACCTTTCATAGCAATATGAGATACTTCTCCATCGGCACGCGTGTTTTACAGGACTTCATCGCCGACAGTAGCCGATTCGAAACGACGTTTCAGAGTCTATTTCGGCAATGGGCGTATGACCCTGTGTTTGAGGTTTCAGAAGGCAACTTTGCCTTGATGGACTTAACAACCGTGGATCTAGCATATattcagctgtttctctTCGTATTGCGGCACTTCCCACTGCTGTCAGAAGATCGGCCCGTACAAGATAAACAAGGCGAATATGCTCGAGCGGGTGTGGATTCCAATTGTGTAGATCAACTATATTACCGCGCTCTGCGCTTAGAGTTTCGGACTCTTAAAGCACGGAGCCACACATTTCATGATCTCGAGTGTAACGAGTCAAATCACCTGCCGCTTGATCTAGAAGTCAGATGCATCGATATTATTTGGAGCATCACGCTCCAAACGCTGAATATACACTTCTACGCGCTGCCTTTTCAAGTGTACTTCGTGGTCAATGCCATATGCATGAGCGAGAAAGATATGGAGCCTGTGGCGGCTCCGGTATCTACCCATATTTTTGTGGTTGATCTGTAA
- a CDS encoding hypothetical protein (EggNog:ENOG503P106): MPPRPLHRQLLLFRELFVTEQMDMHLVWTSGRLFVKPIPRFLLDPAFWMEYLCCQSGCSCSVASECNRPALQRRALGFLFSYAALISHESDFSIAQDKHLLPPDVTWLAWKHLVEQLDTEHIYSKVDARFHYGELRLSRLNKIYLLSQRPFLLHRYTPHWQQYGAFFQDNFAWLASTTIYITIALTAMQVGLATRTLADNDAFQSVSYGFTVFSILGPVAAVGLIVLVFCYMFIHNWAATVAYGKKRQQHIANSSESP, translated from the exons ATGCCACCGCGTCCGCTGcaccgccagctcctcctcttccgggAGCTCTTCGTCACGGAGCAGATGGACATGCACCTGGTCTGGACAAGCGGCCGACTATTTGTTAAACCAATCCCGCGTTTTCTGCTCGACCCTGCTTTCTGGATGGAGTATCTCTGTTGCCAGTCGGGTTGCAGCTGTTCCGTTGCGAGCGAATGCAATCGGCCGGCCCTGCAGCGGCGTGCGCTCGGGTTCCTGTTCTCGTACGCCGCGCTTATCTCACATGAAAGTGACTTTTCTATAGCACAGGACAAGCACTTGCTGCCGCCGGACGTGACATGGCTAGCATGGAAGCACCTTGTCGAACAGCTGGACACCGAGCACATCTACTCTAAGGTTGATGCTCGATTCCACTACGGCGAGCTCCGCCTCTCCCGTCTGAACAAGATATATCTCCTCTCGCAGCGCCCGTTCCTCCTTCATCGCTACACGCCACACTGGCAACAATACGGGGCCTTTTTCCAAGACAACTTCGCCTGGCTggcttccaccaccatctacaTTACTATCGCCCTTACCGCCATGCAGGTCGGGCTG GCAACTAGGACGCTGGCTGACAACGACGCCTTCCAATCCGTATCTTATGGCTTTACTGTCTTTTCCATCCTAGGCCCCGTCGCCGCCGTGGGGCTTATtgtgttggtgttttgttaCATGTTTATCCATAACTGGGCGGCAACGGTGGCGTATGGAAAGAAAAGACAGCAGCACATAGCTAACAGCTCGGAGAGTCCATGA